One window of the Trifolium pratense cultivar HEN17-A07 linkage group LG2, ARS_RC_1.1, whole genome shotgun sequence genome contains the following:
- the LOC123905699 gene encoding vesicle transport v-SNARE 11-like — protein MSNVFEGYERQYCELSANLSKKCTAATALNGEQKKQKVSEIKTGIDEAEALIRKMDLEARSLQPNIKGVLLAKLREYKSDLNNLKSEIKKIVSGNLNPSARDELLESGMADAMTASADQKTRLMMSTERLNKTGERVKDSRRTMLETEELGVSILQDLHSQRQSLLHAHNTLHGVDDNIGKSKKILSNMSRRMNKNKWIIGCIVLVLVVAIIMILYFKLAK, from the exons ATGAGTAACGTGTTCGAGGGATACGAACGCCAGTACTGTGAACTTTCTGCTAATCTATCAAAAAAGTGCACTGCAGCTACTGCTCTTAATGGAG AGCAAAAGAAGCAAAAGGTTTCTGAAATAAAGACTGGAATTGATGAAGCAGAAGCTCTg ATTCGAAAAATGGACCTTGAGGCAAGAAGTTTGCAGCCAAATATCAAGGGTGTACTTCTTGCTAAGTTGCGAGAGTATAAATCTGATCTAAACaaccttaaaagtgaaattaagaaaattgtgTCTGGTAACTTGAATCCTTCTGCCCGGGATGAGTTGTTGGAATCTGGCATGGCAGATGCTATGACG GCATCAGCTGATCAGAAAACAAGATTAATGATGTCAACTGAGAGATTGAACAAGACTGGTGAAAGAGTTAAGGATAGTAGGAGAACAATGTTGGAAACCGAAGAGCTAGGTGTTTCTATTCTCCAAGATTTGCATTCACAGCGACAATCTCTATTGCATGCGCATAACACG CTTCATGGAGTGGATGATAACATAGGCAAGAGCAagaaaattttatcaaacatgTCAAGAAGGATGAACAAAAATAAGTGGATCATTGGCTGCATTGTCCTCGTCCTGGTTGTTGCTATCATCATGATCCTATACTTCAAACTTGCTAAATAG
- the LOC123905700 gene encoding pentatricopeptide repeat-containing protein At5g15340, mitochondrial, with protein sequence MKWSLSKTTLLQNASLSSLALHFRSLLRQCARATALLPGKQLHAAVTVTGLLSSPNLFLRNALVHLYASCSLPYHARKLFDEIPHSHKDSVDYTALIRQCPPFESLKLFIQMHQLGLPIDGVAMVCSLNACARLGDPKVGSQMHVDVVKFGFEKFDKVCNALMNVYVKFGLLGEAKKVFEEIEVPSVVSWTVFLEGLVKWESVESGRVVFDEMPERNEVAWTVMIVGYVGNGFTKEAFLLLKEMIFGCGFGLNCVTLCSVLSACSQSGDVCIGRWIHGYAVKEMGLDFGVMVGTSLVDMYAKCGRINAALLVFKHMLKRNVVAWNAMLGGLAMHGMGKVVVDMFPSMLEEVKPDGVTFMALLIACDHSGLVEKGWEYFRDLESVYGINPEIEHYACMVGLLGRAGHLGDAEILVKNMPIPPNEVVLGSLLGSCYAHGKLQLGEKIMRELVEMDPLNTEYHIVLSNMYALSGKIDKANSLRQILKKRGIRKVPGMSSIYVDGKLHQFIAGDKSHSRTSEIYTKLDEMIRRLRLAGYVPNTSCQVLFGCSNSDDCSEPLEEVEQVLFNHSEKLALCFGLMSTPSGSTLHIFKNLRICQDCHSAIKIASDVYKREIVVRDRYRFHSFKHGSCSCSDYW encoded by the coding sequence ATGAAATGGTCACTCTCAAAGACAACACTTTTACAAAATGCTTCCTTATCATCACTCGCACTTCATTTCCGCTCACTTCTCCGACAATGCGCACGCGCCACCGCTCTCCTCCCTGGAAAACAACTTCACGCCGCCGTAACAGTCACTGGCCTCCTCTCTTCACCAAACCTCTTCCTCCGCAATGCCCTCGTCCATCTCTATGCTTCATGTTCTCTCCCTTACCACGCACGTAAACTGTTCGACGAAATTCCTCACTCGCACAAAGACTCTGTAGATTACACCGCTCTTATCCGTCAATGTCCCCCCTTCGAATCCCtgaagctgtttatccaaatgCATCAATTGGGTCTTCCCATTGATGGGGTTGCCATGGTTTGTTCCCTCAATGCTTGTGCAAGACTTGGGGACCCCAAAGTCGGGTCTCAAATGCATGTGGATGTGGTGAAATTTGGGTTTGAGAAGTTTGACAAAGTGTGCAATGCTTTGATGAATGTGTATGTTAAGTTTGGGCTTCTGGGTGAGGCTAAAAAGGTGTTTGAAGAGATTGAAGTTCCTAGTGTTGTGTCTTGGACTGTGTTTTTGGAAGGTTTAGTGAAATGGGAAAGTGTGGAGAGTGGGAGGGttgtgtttgatgaaatgcctgAGAGGAATGAGGTTGCTTGGACTGTTATGATTGTTGGTTATGTTGGGAATGGGTTTACAAAAGAAGCTTTTCTGCTTTTGAAAGAAATGATTtttgggtgtgggtttgggttGAATTGTGTTACTTTGTGTTCTGTTTTGTCAGCTTGTTCTCAATCTGGTGATGTTTGTATTGGTAGGTGGATTCATGGTTATGCTGTTAAGGAAATGGGGTTGGATTTTGGTGTTATGGTTGGGACTAGTTTGGTTGATATGTATGCAAAATGTGGTAGGATAAATGCTGCATTGTTGGTGTTTAAGCACATGTTAAAGAGGAATGTAGTGGCTTGGAATGCTATGCTTGGTGGATTGGCAATGCATGGAATGGGGAAAGTTGTGGTGGATATGTTTCCTTCCATGCTGGAAGAAGTGAAACCGGATGGTGTGACTTTTATGGCCTTGTTAATTGCTTGCGATCATTCAGGTCTAGTTGAAAAGGGTTGGGAATATTTTCGTGATCTCGAGTCTGTTTATGGGATTAATCCAGAAATTGAGCATTATGCTTGCATGGTGGGTCTTCTTGGTCGAGCTGGACATTTAGGTGACGCTGAGATTTTAGTGAAGAATATGCCAATTCCTCCAAATGAAGTTGTTTTAGGGTCCCTTCTTGGTTCTTGTTATGCACATGGTAAGTTGCAGCTAGGTGAAAAGATTATGAGAGAATTGGTTGAGATGGATCCCCTCAACACCGAGTATCATATTGTGCTTTCGAACATGTATGCATTGTCTGGAAAAATAGACAAGGCGAATTCACTTAGGCAGATTCTTAAGAAAAGGGGTATTAGAAAAGTGCCTGGAATGAGTTCCATATATGTTGATGGAAAACTTCATCAGTTCATTGCAGGGGATAAGTCACACTCGAGAACTTCGGAGATTTACACAAAGTTAGATGAAATGATTCGTAGATTGAggttggctggctatgttccgaATACAAGCTGTCAAGTTTTATTTGGTTGTTCCAATAGCGATGATTGTAGTGAACCATTGGAGGAGGTAGAACAAGTGTTGTTCAATCATAGTGAGAAGCTGGCACTGTGTTTTGGACTAATGAGCACACCTTCTGGTTCTACCTTACATATTTTCAAAAACTTGAGGATATGCCAAGACTGTCATTCTGCTATTAAGATTGCCTCTGATGTATACAAACGTGAAATTGTTGTCCGAGATCGTTATCGTTTTCATAGTTTCAAGCATGGTTCTTGTTCTTGCTCTGACTATTGGTGA